One Oryzomonas sagensis genomic region harbors:
- the modC gene encoding molybdenum ABC transporter ATP-binding protein, whose product MELRVTLNKNFETFSLDMAFTVQGERIGVFGPSGCGKSTLVSLLAGLQQPDSGSISLDGEVLYDSHGGINAPPEQRRIGIVFQRPYLFPHMSVKANLLYGFKRCAAAHRTVDFDSLVAVLQIGHLLSRSVHNLSGGEKQRVGIGRTMLSNPRLLLMDEPLSALDDNLKFQIIDYLKAASETFRIPYIFISHSLLEMRIMTDRVLAVSAGRIAAQATAEDLARSQMGRSPVGYINLLRLDNPRRINGVSAYGWGGTELLISTVGDRPEALFELSSKDIILLKQHPDAISARNLLECSVADTFLSGNKVGVELTCGDGKLVAEVVPEAARELGIERGSRLFAAIKASAFRRLE is encoded by the coding sequence ATGGAACTACGCGTTACCCTGAACAAGAACTTCGAAACCTTTTCCCTGGATATGGCCTTCACGGTCCAGGGGGAGCGCATCGGCGTCTTCGGACCGTCGGGATGCGGGAAGTCTACGCTGGTGAGCCTGCTGGCCGGATTGCAGCAACCGGACAGCGGCAGCATCAGCCTGGACGGGGAGGTGCTCTACGACAGCCACGGCGGTATCAACGCCCCCCCCGAGCAGCGCCGCATCGGCATCGTCTTCCAGCGCCCCTACCTGTTCCCCCACATGAGCGTCAAGGCAAACCTCCTGTACGGTTTCAAGCGGTGCGCCGCGGCGCACCGCACGGTGGATTTCGACAGCCTGGTGGCGGTGTTGCAGATAGGCCACCTGTTGTCCCGCAGCGTGCACAACCTCTCGGGGGGCGAGAAGCAACGCGTCGGCATCGGCCGGACGATGCTCTCCAATCCCCGCCTGCTGTTGATGGATGAACCGTTGTCGGCCTTGGACGACAATCTCAAATTCCAGATCATCGATTACCTGAAGGCGGCCAGCGAGACGTTCCGTATCCCCTATATCTTTATTTCCCACTCGCTCCTGGAGATGCGCATCATGACGGACCGGGTACTCGCGGTGAGTGCGGGGCGCATCGCCGCCCAGGCAACGGCCGAGGATCTGGCCCGCTCCCAGATGGGGCGGAGCCCGGTCGGCTACATCAATCTCCTGAGGCTGGACAATCCGCGCAGGATCAATGGCGTATCCGCCTATGGATGGGGCGGGACCGAGCTGTTGATCTCCACCGTCGGCGACCGGCCGGAGGCGCTGTTCGAACTCTCCTCCAAGGACATCATCCTGCTCAAACAGCACCCGGACGCCATCAGCGCCAGAAATCTGCTCGAATGTAGTGTTGCGGACACCTTCCTCTCCGGCAACAAGGTCGGGGTGGAGTTGACCTGCGGCGACGGCAAGCTCGTGGCCGAGGTCGTACCGGAGGCCGCCCGGGAGTTGGGTATCGAACGGGGCAGCAGGCTCTTCGCGGCCATCAAGGCCTCGGCGTTTCGCCGGCTCGAATGA
- the modB gene encoding molybdate ABC transporter permease subunit codes for MPIFTSAEYMAILLSLKVSVVATLVSLPFGFAVAYLMTYRRFRGRVALDVAVNLPLTLPPVVIGYILLLLLGQKGFIGQHLLQPLGITLIFTWKAAVIATAVVGFPLMVRSIRLGMESVDERLIQAARTLGAGWLDTIVTVIIPLSFRGIVAGSALMFARGLGEFGATIVVAGNIPGVTQTIPLAIYEYTSSPDGDRMALALCLVSILLSVVVLLLHEYLNRRIAKAD; via the coding sequence ATGCCGATTTTTACCTCCGCCGAATATATGGCCATCCTGCTGTCGCTCAAGGTGTCGGTCGTGGCGACGCTGGTATCGCTCCCCTTCGGTTTTGCGGTCGCCTATCTCATGACCTACCGGCGGTTCCGGGGGAGGGTCGCGCTGGACGTGGCGGTCAATCTCCCCCTGACCCTGCCGCCGGTGGTGATAGGGTATATCCTGTTGCTGCTCCTGGGGCAGAAGGGTTTTATCGGGCAGCATCTGTTGCAGCCGCTCGGCATCACGCTGATTTTCACGTGGAAGGCCGCGGTCATCGCCACGGCCGTGGTCGGCTTTCCCCTCATGGTCCGGTCGATCCGCCTGGGCATGGAAAGCGTTGACGAACGGCTCATCCAGGCCGCCCGCACCCTGGGCGCCGGATGGCTCGACACCATTGTGACCGTGATCATCCCGCTCTCGTTCCGCGGGATCGTTGCCGGGTCGGCGCTCATGTTCGCCCGCGGCCTGGGGGAGTTCGGGGCGACCATCGTGGTGGCCGGCAATATCCCCGGCGTGACCCAGACCATTCCCCTGGCCATCTACGAGTACACCAGTTCCCCCGACGGCGATCGCATGGCCCTGGCCCTGTGCCTGGTGTCGATCCTCCTCTCGGTGGTCGTGCTCCTGCTCCACGAATATCTCAACCGCCGCATCGCCAAGGCCGACTGA
- a CDS encoding DUF448 domain-containing protein, which yields MPRHEGGEKPQRSCLACRETRDRDRLIRFVLSPQGEVVPDLDAKLPGRGAYTCIDAACLAAAVRQRQFGRAFKREVAVPAPDEMTAQVARLLLERVMGYIALANKAGKIVAGGSMVGDALKSSNKPGLVLVAQDVSEAIGEKIEGQAAGNNVPCRRVLTKDDFGALLGKAPRSAIGIKSSGFVAQLLKTIERYRNFLGEVQ from the coding sequence ATGCCCCGCCACGAAGGTGGAGAAAAGCCGCAACGCAGTTGTCTTGCGTGCCGCGAAACCAGGGATCGGGACCGCCTGATCCGTTTCGTGCTCTCCCCGCAGGGGGAGGTGGTGCCGGATCTGGATGCCAAGCTGCCCGGCAGGGGCGCTTATACCTGTATCGATGCCGCCTGTCTGGCTGCGGCGGTCAGGCAGCGCCAGTTCGGCCGCGCCTTCAAGCGCGAGGTGGCCGTGCCCGCTCCCGACGAGATGACCGCGCAGGTGGCGAGGCTTTTGCTCGAACGGGTCATGGGGTACATCGCCCTGGCCAACAAGGCCGGCAAGATCGTTGCCGGCGGTTCCATGGTCGGCGATGCGTTGAAAAGCAGCAACAAGCCGGGACTGGTCCTGGTGGCGCAGGATGTTTCCGAGGCCATCGGCGAGAAGATCGAAGGCCAGGCGGCCGGCAACAACGTGCCCTGCCGGCGGGTACTGACAAAGGACGATTTCGGCGCACTGCTCGGCAAGGCGCCGCGCAGTGCGATTGGTATCAAATCGAGTGGTTTTGTGGCGCAACTTTTGAAAACTATTGAACGATATAGAAACTTCCTGGGGGAGGTGCAGTAA
- the nusA gene encoding transcription termination factor NusA, producing the protein MDTNINLKHAIEQIVKEKGIDRQVVMEAMEQAVLTAANKKYRNTRDLEAHYNPDSGEVELFEFVTVVEEVQDSYKEIDLDEAREIDPEVEIGDSLGERLDATGFTRIAAQTAKQVIIQKVREAERETIFNEYSDRQWEIITGMVRRFEKGELLVDLGRAEAALPTKEQMPREVYRPGDRIRAIITEIRMTTKGPQIILSRTHPSMLAKLFELEVPEIAEGIVEINAVVRDPGSRAKIAVSSNDSDVDPVGACVGMRGARVQNVVSELRGEKIDIIPWSEDIARFACNALSPAQVSKVFVDEDNRVLEIVVADDQLSLAIGKRGQNVSLAARLTGCRIDIKSESKAAEAELAQFASFDGTQTEEEPAAEEGAEAGETAETIEAADAAAAPDAEEKQAE; encoded by the coding sequence GTGGATACGAACATCAATCTCAAACATGCCATCGAACAGATCGTCAAGGAAAAGGGTATCGACCGGCAGGTGGTCATGGAGGCCATGGAGCAGGCGGTGTTGACCGCTGCCAACAAGAAGTACCGCAATACGCGGGATCTTGAGGCCCATTATAATCCTGACTCGGGTGAGGTGGAACTGTTTGAGTTTGTAACCGTTGTGGAAGAGGTGCAGGACTCCTACAAGGAGATCGACCTCGACGAGGCCCGCGAGATCGATCCCGAAGTGGAGATCGGCGACTCCCTGGGGGAACGGCTTGATGCCACCGGGTTTACCCGCATTGCCGCCCAGACCGCCAAGCAGGTCATCATCCAGAAAGTACGCGAGGCGGAACGGGAGACCATCTTCAACGAATACAGCGACCGCCAGTGGGAGATCATCACCGGCATGGTGCGGCGTTTCGAGAAGGGCGAACTGTTGGTAGACCTGGGACGCGCCGAGGCGGCTCTTCCGACCAAGGAGCAGATGCCGCGGGAGGTTTACCGGCCGGGAGATCGCATTCGCGCCATCATCACCGAAATCCGCATGACCACCAAGGGGCCGCAGATCATCCTTTCCCGCACCCATCCCAGCATGCTGGCCAAGCTGTTCGAGCTTGAGGTGCCCGAGATCGCCGAAGGCATCGTGGAGATCAACGCCGTGGTGCGCGATCCGGGCAGCCGCGCCAAGATCGCCGTCTCTTCCAACGATTCGGATGTGGACCCGGTCGGCGCCTGCGTCGGCATGCGGGGCGCCCGCGTCCAGAACGTGGTGTCGGAACTGCGGGGCGAAAAGATCGACATCATCCCCTGGTCCGAGGATATTGCCCGCTTTGCCTGCAACGCCCTCTCCCCGGCCCAGGTTTCCAAGGTGTTCGTGGATGAGGACAACCGGGTGCTGGAGATCGTCGTGGCCGACGATCAGCTCTCCCTCGCCATCGGCAAGCGCGGCCAGAACGTCAGCCTTGCGGCCCGTCTGACCGGGTGCCGCATCGACATCAAGAGCGAATCCAAGGCTGCTGAGGCCGAACTGGCCCAGTTCGCTTCTTTTGACGGCACCCAGACGGAAGAGGAGCCGGCGGCCGAAGAGGGTGCCGAGGCTGGTGAAACTGCTGAAACCATCGAGGCCGCCGATGCCGCAGCTGCGCCGGATGCCGAAGAGAAGCAGGCGGAGTAG
- the rimP gene encoding ribosome maturation factor RimP, protein MSTIKGDVCGLVTEIALPILESLGMELVDVEFAKAGRDSVLRLFIDKEGGVNLDDCADVSRELSAVLDVEDVVPGHYSLEVSSPGLDRPLKKPADYERFAGRLVKVRTFESLPDDAGNRRKTFAGRLEGLADGNVVIRLTEGQSASIPLEKVAKANLEFEF, encoded by the coding sequence ATGAGTACAATCAAAGGCGATGTTTGCGGACTGGTGACCGAGATTGCCCTGCCGATTCTGGAATCCCTCGGCATGGAACTGGTCGATGTGGAGTTCGCCAAGGCCGGGCGCGATAGCGTGCTGCGGCTCTTTATCGACAAAGAGGGCGGCGTTAACCTGGACGACTGCGCCGACGTCAGCCGCGAATTGTCGGCGGTCCTGGATGTGGAAGATGTCGTCCCCGGCCACTATTCCCTAGAGGTCTCTTCCCCCGGTCTGGATCGGCCCCTCAAGAAGCCGGCCGATTATGAACGCTTTGCCGGCCGGTTGGTGAAGGTGCGCACCTTCGAGTCGTTACCCGACGACGCCGGCAACAGGCGCAAAACCTTTGCGGGACGGTTGGAAGGGCTGGCGGACGGCAACGTCGTCATAAGGCTCACCGAGGGACAGTCCGCCTCGATCCCGCTGGAAAAGGTCGCCAAGGCCAATCTGGAATTCGAATTTTAA
- a CDS encoding cytochrome c3 family protein — protein sequence MVKCRLLSFALVVCPLWAVSVHADEARPKSQAQARIGKKVVYPASRGDVVFDHDMHVDELKGESCAPCHRKDGPMGKDTLARFDSRIAHYFCKGCHRERGRGPTECHGCHKGPTK from the coding sequence ATGGTAAAATGCCGGTTGCTTTCGTTTGCGCTCGTCGTCTGCCCGCTCTGGGCGGTAAGCGTCCATGCCGATGAGGCGCGCCCCAAGTCTCAAGCCCAGGCCCGTATCGGCAAAAAGGTCGTCTATCCCGCTTCCCGGGGCGATGTGGTGTTCGATCACGATATGCATGTGGATGAACTCAAGGGGGAATCGTGCGCCCCCTGCCATCGCAAGGACGGCCCCATGGGCAAGGATACCCTGGCCCGCTTCGATTCCCGTATTGCCCACTATTTTTGCAAAGGATGCCATCGGGAGCGGGGGCGGGGCCCAACTGAGTGTCACGGGTGTCACAAGGGCCCGACAAAATAG